A segment of the Candidatus Kapaibacterium sp. genome:
TTAATTCCAGTGGGCAGAAGTGGGAAATAAAATGTGCAAAAGAAGAAATGAAAAGAGTAATGGGAATTTATGCATATAAAGATGACAGAACTAATCTTGAAGGTGTCAAAACTAATGTCTGGACTTGGGAAACCATTGCTGACTTTATTAACAGTTTGTAATAAAAAACATGAAAAAAGCGCTTATAGTAGGAATAAACTACTATGCCAATCATCCACTTCTTACGGGTTGTGTGAACGATGCATATGAAGTAAAGTCTGTATTAGAACGTAACGGTGACGGTTCGCCAAACTTTGGCTGCAAATTAACGACATCATCGGGTCCTAGTGAAAGTATTAGTCGGGCATCTCTCAAAGACAACATTGAACAACTATTTAAGACAGATGCTCAAATAGTTTTATTTTATTTTGCGGGACATGGGTCTATTGAAGGAACAGGTGGATATCTTATAACATCAGAGTCAAAACGTCCAGACGATGGTGTTTCTTTGAACGACATATTAACACTTGCTAACGATTCGCCCGCAGCAAACAAAATAATAATACTTGATAGCTGTCATTCAGGTATTGCAGGTTCAATGCCATCAGGGAACCAACATGCCACTCTTTCAGAAGGTTTGACTGTATTAACAGCCTCAACTAAAGACCAATATGCATCTGAAGAAAATGGGAGTGGTATATTTACTAATCTTTTAGTAGATGCATTAAGTGGTAGTGCAGCAAATTTAACTGGTGATATTACTCCAGGTAGCATTTATGCTCATATTGACCAATCATTAGGTGCTTGGGAACAAAGACCTGTTTTTAAAACAAATGTAAAAGCGTTTGTTTCATTAAGAAGTGTAAACCCGGCAATACCACTTGATGAATTAAGACGAATTTCAGAGTTATTTCCTAACCCTGGATTTCAATTCAAACTTGACCCAACATATGAGCCTGAGGAGAAGGGTAGAGATGAAGGGATGCCTTTACCAATTCCCGAAAACACAAGAATATTTGCTCTTCTTCAAAAATACAATAGACTCAATTTGTTAGTTCCCCATGAAGCACCACACATGTGGCACGCCGCTATGGAATCAAAATCTTGTCGTTTAACAGCACTCGGAGAGCATTACAGACGCCTTGCAGCCAAAGGAAGGATATGAGAAAAAAAGCTAAATATTAATTAACTACATTGGGATTATGATATCTCTGCTATTTTTGTGCTTCTCTCGATGTATTCAATCGCACTTTTTTCATTGATTTCAATTGCCATTTCTACAGCTTTTTTAGCAACTTCCAAAAGATGTTCGGATTGCTTTTTGAGCTTGAAACTTTCTTCAACTAACTCAGCAATTTCAAGTTGCTTATCTAAAGCAATTATAGGAACAATCACGTTTTCAATTTCACTAACTCGCCAATGTAGAATAATAGAACCACCAGCATCTCGCTCCGCTTGCATTTGAACTAATTTTGAATTCAAGGCAAGGGTTAAGTATTCAGGTATGATTTTGGTCTTGTCTTTGATTGTTAAATGCAGTATTGCACCGGAAGTAATAAAGTCAGCATCTTTTCTAAGCATGTATGCTGTTCCAACACTACCGTCTTTAGAGAACAGTATGGTTTCCTTTTTAGGTTTCAGTCCTTTGATTAGTTCAGCGTTTTCTTTGCAGAACTCATCTGTTAAATATTTATCTGGTGTTGAAAGTCCGAATTTGTTATAATCAGACACACGAATAAAAGGCAAACCTACTTCAGAATAATGAA
Coding sequences within it:
- a CDS encoding caspase family protein — its product is MKKALIVGINYYANHPLLTGCVNDAYEVKSVLERNGDGSPNFGCKLTTSSGPSESISRASLKDNIEQLFKTDAQIVLFYFAGHGSIEGTGGYLITSESKRPDDGVSLNDILTLANDSPAANKIIILDSCHSGIAGSMPSGNQHATLSEGLTVLTASTKDQYASEENGSGIFTNLLVDALSGSAANLTGDITPGSIYAHIDQSLGAWEQRPVFKTNVKAFVSLRSVNPAIPLDELRRISELFPNPGFQFKLDPTYEPEEKGRDEGMPLPIPENTRIFALLQKYNRLNLLVPHEAPHMWHAAMESKSCRLTALGEHYRRLAAKGRI